The sequence agtgccagggcagggttTGGGAGGGGGATGAACAGCCCCCCCCCACACAACCGCGGGATTAGCACAGGGGAAATGCAGGTAAAGAGCGGGGCACCCAGGGAGAACCCCACGCAGCGAGTGAGCCTGGACATACCGAGTAGGTGACACCCGACGAGGAGACAGCAGAGGTCTCGCTGTTGGCCAGATCAGCTACAGCCAGAGAATCCACCTGTGGGTACAAACTCTCCATCTCCGGCTCCTCGGAGAGGTTATCTTCACTCTCCACCAAGCTTTGCTTTTCAGCTTCGCTGTCTGCCCAGCTCTCTACCACAGTCAGGGCCACGGTGTCACGATCTCGCAGGACCCCTGACGAGCTCTCACCCACAGGAACAAAATCCACGCTTCCGCCGGGGGCAAATTCACCTTCCAGGCTGTCTTGGCcctgcagcttctcctcctgCCGGGCACCATCCGTGTCCTGCGGGCCTGGCACGTCGGACCCGCCGGCCTTTCCCTGAGAGCTGCCCGAGGATTTGTTGGTGTCCAGGGCACTGTCCTCGTTGCTGAAGCTGCGCTCCGAGAATCCCGATGCGATGGAGAAGTTCTGGGAAGAGGGGTGGCCAGAATCGGGGGAACACGTGCCGTTGGGAACTGTCCCATTGGGGATCTTGCTTTGCTTGCCATCTTCCATCTGTTCCACCTCATCGACAGACTCAAACACCTGCAAAGCCCGAGCCGAGAGCCCCGTGAGAGCCAGCAACCCCCCCGCACTCAGCAAACCGTTGGGAACGTGGGCACCACAGCCCCAGGAGTGCAGAGAAACTGCAGATAAACTGTAAAACGCGGCTCCTGGGGATGTAATGCCCGTGTTCccgagggtggggagggaggaagatcTGCTCTACGTCTGCAGGGCTCATACAGACAACCACTGGACGAAAGCTCAGAGGACTTGAGGGCATTTTAAACTTAGTAATGCTGTGCCCGGCTGTGGCTCCACGTCTTGGCTATAGTGAGAGAGAGCTTCAGCCTGAGCATCGAGCGCTCTGCTCCATTTTAACCAGACTCTCGGAGGAATTTCTGGGCACAGGCCTCAGCCGTTAGGTTACTCTGCCTGGATCTGGCAGGCAGAGCTTGGTCATCTGCACAACTCGGAGCCCACAGTCACAGAACCATCTCAGCTGGAAacgcccttgcagctcctccagccccaccatgaccctccccctgaccgttcccaactcccccagatccctcagcgctggctcagcccgactcttcaacccctccagggatcccggggactcccccctgccctgggcagcccattccaatgcccaacagccccttctgcacagaaatccttcctcagagccagtctaaaatATCCAGTACCTGCTCCAAAGGACTACGCTTTACTCAGCATCATATACTGGGCTGAACATCATTTAAAGAGGTTGGTTAAAGACGCGGTTACTACCATATGGAGCAGCCAAGGGCCCTCAAGTTTGAAGGCCACGCGGGGTTTGGTCCTTCGAGCCCGGGCAGAGCGGGTTGGTGAATATTAAACACCCCCAGGCAGTGCGCAGGTCTGACCTCAGCGGCTCCAGAAGCAGTTGGTCAGTTATTTACCTCCTCCAAACACCGCTTCTGTTTGCCAGAAATCAGGATGGTAACCGAGCAGCGATGGGCCCGAGCCGGGGCAGAGCCCGGATGCTGTTGGGTGGCCGGTgtctgaaggagcaggaggggacaAAGCGCTGCCACTCACCTGCGTGCTGGAGCTGGAGTCGCTCTGCAGCCGGGCGTGATTCTGTCGGCCGGAGCTGCAGCTCTGCGACGACTGcgagagagagggaaaaggccaGTGAGAAGGCAAAGAGCGTGGTGTCTGGAGCAGGGGGAGGCTCAAGCCATGCTATCAGAGGTGGGCACATCTGCATGTAAAGAACGAGTAAAAAACGCCTCCAATAAATTCTCATATTTGACCCGTGAAAGACATTCCCATCACACCAACTCTGCCATGCAGATCTGTGAGGCAGCGCCGCGCCCCGCCTCCGCCCGCCACTGACATTTACTGCTGGAGATGACAAAAAACGAAGTCCCGTCCCAGGCTAATCCAGTTCAAACACTGTATGTTTGGGTCTGAAAGGAACTGCTTTCTTCTGGCCTACGGAGAGGTCACGCTGTCTCCCTGGAGCGCAATTTTCTACAAATCTCTGTCCTAATTTGGCAGCAATGCGGCTCACTCCATCTTAGTTTACATAAAGGATGAAGTCACAGGCTATAAAACAATCCCTCCCAGCATAttaatgttttttcctcttcttaaaggACAAATACTGATGTTTTGAGCCAGAGtcagcacaggcagctgctcGAAAAGTCAACAGCACCCTTTTCTGGCTTCCAGCTGAAGCACAGAAGGAAGCGTTGGGCTTTGCAGTGACCAGTTCAGTGCTCTGGGCTCCCAGCTCGTGGGCTCCCACCTCGTGGGCTCCCTCTGAGCGAGTCCTGCCCGCGCGCTGAGCTGCCACACAAGAGCCTGCGGCAGCTCACGCTGTGGGGACGTGGGGAGCGTTGCAGTGACCTCACGCACAAACAATGGGGTTTTAAGAAAACAGGCACTTTCAGAGCGGCAGCAGCGAGTTGTCCCCACCCTACTATTGTGGGTGTTTGCTGGGCAGGGCTCTGATGGAGAGAGGAAGGGCGACAGTTTTCCTCCATTACCATGGGAGCGTTTTCTAACAGGAAATTTCAGGTTGAGCTGAGAAAAGGGTGAACCTCTGCACATATTAACCCACCAGCTCCCCTCCCCGCGCGTCTTCCCGGAGCAGGCACACTGGGATGCAAAAGAACCACCACAGCGGAGATGCTGAGGGGATGGGAATGATTCCTGGGGCTTCAGCAAGGCCGGGCATGCAGCCCAGCCCCGTCATCCACACACAGACCCTGCTTCGGACTCGcctccctgcctctctccctctctctccacaCCTGTAGCCTGCGTGGTTGGGTCCAAAAGCATCCACGCCAGTTCCCCAGAGGAAAGCAGATGAGGGCTCCAGGCTTGGCCTCCGTTCCCCTCCAGTGCAGCAACGCGAGGTCAGATAACCCAGCACGGCTCGCTCTGCCTTCTGCGCTCTTCTCCTCCAAGtacaaaaccccccacaaacaCTCCCTGAACTCTGTACCCAGGACTCTCCTTCCTTTAACAGGCTTCTCCCTCCACACCCTTTGCTTTGGGCTGTGGATCTAACCCCTCACTGCACTGCCAAAGCAAGGCCCACGGAGCTGGGTGCCCTCGCTGCCCCGCAGGCTCCTTCAGAGCTGGCCCTGAGCCACCCCGCTCCTCttgcctgctcctcctgcccgCAGGCAGCGGCCCAGGCCTCCTCCGTGCTGAGCAGCTGAAGGAAAAGGGAGCCAAGAAGCCCACTGACCTGTTTCACAGCCCCTCAGTGCCAGAAACGTGgtcctcttccctcctgctccttcaACACCGACTTCCATGGAACTTTGCACCAGGAGCGTGAACCAGGTAACAAGTATCTCTTGTTCTCCAGAAATACCCACGAGGAACGTTTCTCAGGACTGGTGAGAGTGTCTGGAGCAGCTCCAAGAAGAGCTCTGGGCTCCTGGCCGaccccctgccctctccctggctTTAAGACCCTCTGTGCCCACACCCCGACCCGGGGTCAGGGATGCAGAGCTGTTCAGCGCCGCTGCAGATACTGCGGCTGCAAGAACCAAAGCAGATTTGTTTGACTCCCAAGACCTCAATTCAGGCTACAGACCAAAACTTCTGCGTCAGTGCAGCAGCACCCAGAAACTGGGCTCAGACCGCAGCAGATGCCGCCCCTGCTGCTAAACACTCCGGAGGAGCAGATGAAAGAAAACGGGTAAGAGAGCTCCAACCCTAACTCACACGGATTAGTGAGCAACGAGGCGCAGAGGCGGGAGGGAGGGTGAGCAAGAGCCGTGTCTCCGTCCCTCCCCGCAGCGCGGGAGCCTCCCCAAGCCCCCCACGCCCTCACCTCGTTGCTGACCGTTGAGTCGCGGTGCATCATCCTCTGGATGTGGGAATCCAGGCTGGCCCCCGAGGAGCACTTGGCCAAAGCTGCCGCGTGCGACTCCTTCTCCCGCTGCCGGACGATGGCCTCGCAGCCCAGCCACTCTGCCATGGTGTGCTCGTAGCAGGTGCGGATCTGGTCGTCAGCCTGCAGCCACGAGAGAGGGAGGCTCTTTGGACGGCTGTTCTCGGGAGAGCCCAGaaaccagcacctcctgcccctcccagaCACCCTGCACACAGCAGTGAAGCGCACGCTCATGTTAACTGTGACAAGGTGGGACTTAAAGTCACCCAcctgcagcacagcaccagccAGAGCCTGACCCATAAAACTGCACAAAAATTAGGATGGAAAAACAACCATCCATCTCCTTCCCGCCTTCCAGAGGTGCACAGAAcaccagcagccagcagctgcacCCACACAGGGGAGCGTTGAGCTTGGTCCTATCAattttagattggatattaggaaggatttctgtgcagaaggggctgttgggtgttggaatgggctgcccagggcaggggggagtccccgggatccctgggggggttgaagagtcgggctgagccagcgctgagggatctgggggagttgggaacggtcagggggagggtcatggtggggctggaggagcttcaggggcttttccagcccagatgattctgtgaattcctGCTTACCTGGGGCTTTCTCCCACCTCCTATCTACAGCCGCGGTACAGAGGGGACCCAACACCCCGTGGGTTCACACAGACACTTCAAGCTGTGAAATACCCAGGGCTATACACCGGCCTGCCGAGCCGGCAGCACACCCAGACCAACCTCTTTCCTTTCTGCCTCCGTCATCCCAAACTGATAATGGCCCAAAAGGAAGGGCCAGACAGCCTTCCTGATCTCGTGCTGGATCCCGCCGTAGTAGATGAGCCGCAGCAGCTCCTGGTCCTCGTAGCTCTGCGGGGAGAGCTCTGGGTCAGCGCGGGCGCAGCCGGGAGATGcgagggcagccccagcccagccacaccgccccgcagcgcccggggTGCTGCCCAGGCCCTGCCCGCCCACTGCGGCTGCTCTCTCAGAGCTCCCCTTGGGCTTAAGCACAGCCAGAGGCCCACGCGGATGGACATTCTGGGACAACACTGGCTCACCACAGCGCCCTGAAGTGACTCTGAGCCCCGGCAGCGCGTCAGGACCGCGGCAGCAGCCGCAGCTTTCTGGCCATCCCACTGTAACAGcgtgctgggaccccccaccagACCACAGCACTGAGGGTGACAGACACTGCTGCAGCCAGGCTGCGAGCAGACACGTGTTACGGAGAGCAGCCTTCATTCTCCAGCTCCCCCGTGTTGAGATTTAGGAGCCCTGTGCTCTGGGCAGGCTGGGGCAGGCTGCCCCACTTCTCTTCTCAAGGAATTCCTCAATTTACTTTACTTTACCACGCTATGACTAGTTAAGCGGCGCTGCCCCGGCCACCCCAAGCCCACCACAACCAGGCTGTCCCCGCAGCGCTGGCCCTACCGTGCTGTCCTGCAGGTATCTCTGCCATATGTCCGCAGTCAGCCCCGCGCGGGCGCTGCAGGGCACGTCGGGAGACACGATGTTGTGGTGAACCAGCGCGGACAGGTGGGTTCGCACCGTGGAGAGGTGTCTGCAATAGGCCAGCCCTGCATCAGGCAGAAGGAAATAGTCAGCCAGAGGacatggggggctgtggggatgaAGGGCAGGGGAAAGCTCTGACCCCGTGGGAGCTGCACCCAGCCTGAGCAGGAAAGCAGGGAGTCTACTGGGACAGGGCGACATCTCGTCACCCTGTGGCACCAGCACTGCTGCTCGCTGGGCTGAAGCCCCAGGATCTCATTTCAGATGTTTGCTCCCAACCCTGAGCGTGTGTGTGCAGGGCCCTGCATGCCACAGGCCCCTGGCCACTGCCCAGCCGCCCCAGCACCACTCCCAGCCCCGAGGCCAGGATTCCAGCCCTTGCCCATCACGGCACCGTGGATGTGCCAAGTACTCACAGCCGTAGAAGGCCCGGGAGAGGATCTGATACTTCATATTGTCACACAAGAGCTTCAGCGGAGCTCTGCCAATGAAAACATAGAGGATGTGAGGAGAGGAATCGCTCCCACACATTCCCCCAGCCCCTGCTTTGACCTGGCTGTTCCAGCTTTGCGTTCAGGGGAGCACCATGGGACCTCTGCCCAGCAATTCctgctgcacagagcagctgaGATGTCCCAGAGGAGGGGACAAGCCTCACTTTATGTCCCACTGGTCCCTGCAAATGGTCCCTGGACAACTGAGCCAAGTGTGAGGCTGGAGACACCACTTGCACCATAACTGCTCTCACCCAGCCACCCCGCTGGGCTTTCACCCGTGACCCTCAGTTTATTTTACCCGTATTTCTCCAAGCAGGCGCAGCAGAGCCGTCGTACCTCTCGTGGCTGCAGCCGTTGGACGGCCCACCGTCAGAGGAGCCGCTCtgagagcaggaggagcaggaggactTGCGGGTGCTGGGTTGCCACATGGGAGGCAGGCCAGTGCCCGGCGCGTCCATCAGGTCCTGGGGCACTGTAAGAGGGCGGAGAGGAGCATcagctgctgcctggcacagccccggggtCAGCTGAGCCACGGGAGGTCAACCGAGAGGAGAGTTTTGATCAGCAAACACAGCAGCATCCCACACTTCCCAGAGAGAGTCCAGCCACCAGGCAGGACCCACAGCAGGTAATCACAGCACCAGCACTGGTGAGctcaggagaggggagggaagaaagatggggaaggaaagacagacagagagacagagagacagagagacagagagacagagagacagagagacagagagacagagagacagagagacagagagacagaaagagagacagaaagacagagagacagaaagacagaaagacagaaagacagaaagacagaaagacagaaagacagagagggagggagggaagaaagcaagagggggaagaaaaaggggaaaggaggaaaatgaaagaggGGGAAGGAAACAAAGAGCATTGAAGAGAGAGAGAACCATCTGTTAATTAACTACAGTGCCTTCAGCAAGCTAATCTTAAACTGCCGAGTGCCAACCAAGGCAGAAAACAAACAGCCAACCCAGAGAGACTCGAGACAAGGGGCTGCAACAGACTGCCACACAAAACCCATGACTGAAATCACCCGCTGTCCCAGGAAGAGCAGATCACTGGAAAGGAAAAGCCCCATCTCTCAAACACTGGGATCCCATCCACGACTGCGGGAAAGGCGGGAGCACCCAAATcacaagagaggagagaaagactTTGATGAAGAAGTTGAGAGGGAGAGCAGGAGCGAGTAGCTCATCATGTTGTCACTTGGTAAATCCCTGCTTCAACTCAGAAGTGCTCCTGGAAGGGCCTCGGACCCTGCGCAGGCCCCGGCCCGCAGAGCGGgcgccccccgagccccccgcttAGGGGGGGCCTGGCCTCGATCAGCCCCTGCCCCTCAGTCTTGGGCCTCCCTAGGAAAAAGTCCAACGCGATGAAGGCAAACTGTGGGATACTGAGAAAGATTTCGTGACTAATCATCCTATTTGCTCCTCCTTGGGACTTAAATTGTGGTAGAAATTCCAGCTTCCAGCTGGGAGAGGGCTTCCTCGCTCGCCCTTGGTCTCAGCGACTCCCCCTGCTTGTGATACTGAATAACTGATATTAGCAagaaaaatgctgcaatattCCTAATTCCCCCGTACTGAGCAGGTGCTGATGGGTCGGTGAcggtcagcagggacaggggacgCCTCTGCAGGGATTGTCAAGTGACAACAGAGGCGAGCAGTAGCACCAGACACAAACAACAGCCGCATTACACTGATGCCGAGTGGTCCCCAGCGGGGCAAGGGGAGGTCGGGACGTGATGGGGAGACTCAGAAATCGTTTAGGGATCACCACCATCGTGCTCGCAGCTGGAGTCCTCGtgctcttccctctcacagcAGTGATGGAGACCACAGACGCAAGGGATGGGTGAAAATTACCATTAATGGTAACTAGAGACACAGAGAGAGGACAAGGGCGCAAatgaaaagggagaaaggaagaatcTGTGGAGAAGAAAGAACTGATGCAGTTCCACCCCCCTCTGGGAAGGTCCACAGGAACCACATAGACTTTGATGATGCCAGCTGAGGAGATTGCAGCAattcatttcacagaaaatctGGCCCCCAGCATGGAATTTTAAGGGGTAGATCAAAAGGAAGCTACAGAAAGGAGCATTTCTAGCTGCTTATTCTAGCCTCAATCAGATTTTTATCTGACTCACTGAATTGTGTTAGTCAGCTAAAGGCAGGAAGAACTAAGTATAATCTTAACTGATGTTATGGAGGAGTCACAGGAGATGCAATTGCCCCACTCGAGCCTCAAAAATATAGAAACAAGGTTTTGATCAAATTTCATAGCTTTTTAAAAGCACTCTGCAAGTCTTCTCTTGGTTTTCCCCCCTTAGAGTCATCTACGACGTTCCCAGAGGTCAAAAAATTGTTCTTAGTAACCCACAGAAGAGCGAGGACAAATGTACAGTCACTTCAGGCAAGCACATTGTTCAGATCATTCCCAACCAGCCATTAAGAGCCATTTCTGGTCTGGCGAATCCAGCAGCATCCTCTCCGTTGCCTCGTGAGCAAGGGAGCAGACACGGGGCTCAAGCCTGGCAGCACACAGAGAGAGCAGGTGCTGTAACCTCCCCTCTGCGCTGCAGAAGCAACGCTGAAGGAACACTGCTGGTTTTCATGTGGCACCGGCTGGTGACAGCAAGAGAAGAATCAGCCCTGGAGGCTTGTGATGGTGAAAAGTGACCCCCAAGGAACATGACCAAAGGTGAACTTCACTACTCAAATTATGTACCAGGATTCTTTTTTCCAACCGTTAAGGCAGTCACAGCTTGTTGTGCAGCTGCAGAAATGGACTTGGTAGTGAGTGGAAggttaaaacaagaaaataaaagccccAAACCAACAACGTTGAACAAAAGGCAGCACTGCCACAGGCCAAGCCCGTTTCTCTGGGCCACCTCCTGGCCCGATGGGCCGCGTGCCCATCAGCGCAGCGTCCCCGGCTGCTCACCCCCCTCCCCGtaaccccctgaccccccccgccAACACACTCACCAAATTCCGACTGTGTCCCCGGGTAGATTATTCTGAAAACGTAATCTGTGGCTTCATCATCTTCCTTGTCGGACGTGGACTCGGAGGAGCCCTGGGGACTTCGCTTCCTCAGCTTGGGAAACACCTTCCCCTAGTGAACAAAACCTGCTCTTCACGAGCTGCCCCACGCCCGACCGCGCGGGCCAGCGCAGTCACTGCCTCGCTCGCCAAACTCCTGCCCAACAACAGCTTCATCGGCCTAGATGAGGTTTGTGTGTTCCCTGGGCCGGAGCAGCCTTTGGACTGAGCTTTCAGTCACCCGGGGGATCGATCAGCCTGTCTGTGCGCAGGGTACGGACAACccccgcggcacggccagcgctCCCACATGGGTCTGTTTAGCTGGGCAAGGCCCTGAGCTACAGCAAACCAACCTGCCTCAAGCCCACCTTCCTCCTTAGTTTTGGGAGGGGGATTGTTTAAAATGCAGCAGCCGCTAACGTCAAGCAGAGggtccctccccagcagctccgcCCTGAGACCCTGCGCAAGGAACAAGCCCAGTTTTGGGGTGCCTACCTTTCCCCGCTGCGACCAGAGGGGTGGATCCAGCTGCCCGTGGGGCAGGAGGCCGTTCTCCAGGCAGGACAGGAACTGCAGCAAGTGCCCTCCTCTGGGGAACCGCAGCGGGGGCCTCTGAATCCCGTCCTGGCTCACCAAGACGACCGTGCCACCGCTGTCTACTATTAGCAACGGTGACAGCAGAGAGAAGACACAGACGTGAATGAGGGAAACATTACCAGTCAGAAATGCAGAGGGCAGGCAAGAAAGCTCAGGGAATTGTCTTTCTGGTATGGAAAAGACTTTCTTCCTTGTTTGGATTCTTCTCCAAGTCTGTGAGAAGTCTGGGGCCTTGGAGAAGGCTGCTCTGGGATCACACCCTTAAAAACCACAGAGcactgctctgcagggagcactGCCCGGCCGAGCACCACAGCCAGGAGCTGGTTTAAAGGTTTTCCTAGGCACTTACACAGCAGTGAGCACCCAGAGCTCTGGGCATCTGCCCTGGAGCAGAAGCAGAACATCCCCAGAGGGATCTGATGTCAGGGCGGTAAGAGCCTCCAGCAGCCCCCGCTCTGGCCTTACCTTGCTGGTGGCAGTGCAAATAGACGATCTCCTCCAGGCGAATAGTCATGGCATAGTCCCAGTACACGCTGgaacagagaaagagaggaagtCGTGAGCTTCAGGGATGCAAGAGGTTCTGCTTCTCCTCACATCAGCTCCAGCTACCCTGGCTCCAGGGGAAGCCACAGGAACGGTGAGGTCCCAGCAGCACCGCGACTGCCGCGAAGGCAGCCCGAGTGACAGCGTTCCTCCAGAACCAGCAACTGTCCCTGCCGCTACGGCTCAACCAGGACAAGTCCGATCCCACCTGCCCTGGGCTGTTTCTTTACCCTCACGTCGTTCCCAGACACGGACAATGTTCCCACGGATCCTGGCACGGGCAGGGAGGGATGTggagccctgcagagctgaggaCTCTCCTCCGGGCACCCCGGAAAGGACTCCCCACCCTGCTGTGGTGCTGGAAGAACCCCACGGCCCTggtgggagcagccccagagccccaAGGGAACGTGGCAGTGCAGTCCAAGCCCGGGCTGCTCTGCTGAGCTCCTGTCCCTAGTAGAAGGGGAAACAAGGAAACAAAcccttgctgcttttttttttttttcccccccaaagcTGAAAATATTCGGTCCCACTTGCTTCTGCTTGAGAACTGCACGCCCTCAGCACAGGCACCTCGAGGTGCATGAGCAAATCTAGAAagtgctgggagagctgctggTCACCGGGCAGGGCAGAGGGTCAGAGGGTCACCAGAGGAAACCGGGGAAGGAGATCTGGCCAGGACACACGTGGCCTCATGCAGGGTTTCATTTCGGTGGGGAGCCTAGCAAGAGCACTGCTCTGGGAGGGTGCCAGCGTTTAATAACATCCCACTTCTTTGCAGCAAAGCAATTTCCAGATTCTGAGCAGCATCATCTGTCACTTTACAAAAATAGTGCTTAAAATAAAGGCTCATGAAGACAGTTAAGGATGGGGAGGGGTGTGTAAGAGTCACTCCTCGTAGATTCATACTTACTTTGTCATCTGACTCCTCTCTTCCTTGGTCACGTCTTGACACTGGGAAGTTTTAGAGCTTAGGCTGATGCCCAAGTCAAGAACTCAGAAAAGTAGTGTGGAGATGAAAATAGCATTTTAGGGGCAGGGTACCAGGCATAACAGAAAGGCCCAGGGGCCAAGAAGAAAGGGGAGATGAAAAGAACACAGgtaaacaaaaccccaaaaactaCAATTGAGGATAAACAAAACTGAGAACAAGTTTTGCTGAAGAAGATCTTTATCCTAGATCAAAGAATCACGTGTCCTAATCACTCCAGATTTCCCGAAGCATTTGCTGGTGGAAAGGGATTTTGTTTGCTTTCGTTTCTTGGGCAAATTAGGACGTGGCATGATGCTGTAGTTTGTTGGGAGGACTGCAGCCACCCGAGAAACGCCCGCAGTCCGCGAGGCAATCCCAGGCAACGGGGCATGGCAATACACCCTGCCCAGCGAACCGAGCAGACTTCAACCCTCCTGGGGGAACAAGCTCCAGGGAACCGCTGAGCCCAGGGACTCTGAGTAGCTCAGGTGCAGCCTGCACTGAAGCAGCACCACAGAACGGCCCGCGCCGTGCCCGGGGTACGGTTATCTGGGGACGgctggcggccccgctctgcagATACTCCTCCCCTGCTTACGAGCAACTCGGCTCCCCAGATTAAAATAACCAGGATAAACCTGAAAGCACTGTGGAGTGGGTAGAAAGGGCACTCTCCTGAGAAAACCCCCGAGGGCAGCAAATGAAACCACTTCGCATCTCTCGGAACGcgcaccccccagctccctcgCTGAGCGCTTCCCAGCAGAGGGGCACTAGCACAGCACacagcccccctcccctcccctgttACAGACCCGGGGGTGATGGCTTTGCTCTGCAGTCAGTAGGAAAACTCACTGATGGACACCAGATCCGAGCTCTGAACCCGGGGAACATCATTTGCCTCCCCTCTGCCCCGCGGCAGGGCGCACTCGGAGCCAGTCACCTCTTCTCGTAGTCCAGGTCCCCCACGGAGCCGTTCATCAGCTGGTTGGGAGTCCACTTCAGCGCCATGATGTCAGCAGTCTGGTGGAGGGACAGATACCCCGGGATCGCCTCCATGTCGTCCCGCTGCGGAACGGAAAGGCAGGGAGAGCACGGGCTGGTGAGGGCAGGCTGGGTGACGCCACGGGTACGAAGCACGGAGGCCAAGCCGCGGCCTGGGGCCCAGCCCTGGGGCCCAGCACAGCCCGGCCTGCTGCCCCGGAGCCACCCGCTCCCCCCCGGCAGAGACAAGGGGACACCTGCCCGCTGGGAAGAGAGCCGAGCACGGCCCAGGCAAACTCCACCTCAGCAGTTTGCATTTCCCTTATTCAACTAGAGTAAGCAGAAAGGGACAGGAGGTGGGTTCTGTGGCCTCTGCTCGGGGAGAGGAGCCTCTTTCTACTCGGACAGAAAAGCAGAGCTCTTCATTCCACTGGGAGGATCCACACCACCGGAACCTCAATAAACGCAGCCCAGGCACTGCCTTCCCAGATTCAAAACGACTCAGTGCTTCTCCCCGTCAAAGCGCCGCTCGGGACAGAACTACCTGGCGGGGAGCAGAGCAGCGTTTCAAAGCCCAGATGCCCAGCAGGTACTCACTGGCTGCACCAGGACGTTGTTCTTGCCATAGAGGAGCGTGGCTCGGGAATTCTGGTGCAGCGACTCCACGTAGTCCCTGGCAGACAGCGACGGCCGGTCATCCATACTGCCACTCGAATGCCTTTTCTGAATCTGGAACAGAGCCACCCACAAACGTGAGGTGAGCACTGACGCCCTTGCTTTCAAAACGCTTCTCTTGAAAGCTCATTCCCTCCTCATTTATACACTTAGAGAAGTCGCTACTAGAAATCTTCCCCTTTGCGTCCTCTAAGAGGATTCCTGGCTCTGGCCAAGCTCGATTCTGTACTCAGAGAAGCCCCAGGAGTGCACTTTGTTTGCAATAAACAGAGCAGCCTTcagctgcctttgcttttccttcataCACGATGTTCTCAAAGGGCAGAGAGCCCGTGAGGCAGTGCTGCGTTGGTCCAGCACACCTGCCAGTCTCCATGGCCCAGATTCCCAGCACTTCTGGCTGGAAGACCTCAGTCAGCTGCCCTTTTCGACCTTCCCTCATCCAGAGGCCTTGCCAGCCCTCTTCCAGCCAGCGCTAGCCGGGGCTGTCCCTCCCACACTCACGCAGAGC is a genomic window of Athene noctua chromosome 17, bAthNoc1.hap1.1, whole genome shotgun sequence containing:
- the SGSM1 gene encoding small G protein signaling modulator 1 isoform X2, which gives rise to MAAAPAETETRQRLLRTVKKEVKQIMEEAVTRKFVHEDSSHIISFCAAVEACVLYGLKRRAAGFLRSNKIAALFMKVGKSFPLAEELCKKVQDLEQLIENARNQVQGIPENVRKMPKLPNLSPQAIKHLWIRTALFEKVLDKIVHYLVENSSKYYEKEALLMDPVDGPILASLLVGPCALEYTKMKTADHFWTDPSADELVQRHRIHSSHCRQDSPTKRPALCIQKRHSSGSMDDRPSLSARDYVESLHQNSRATLLYGKNNVLVQPRDDMEAIPGYLSLHQTADIMALKWTPNQLMNGSVGDLDYEKSLSSKTSQCQDVTKEERSQMTNVYWDYAMTIRLEEIVYLHCHQQVDSGGTVVLVSQDGIQRPPLRFPRGGHLLQFLSCLENGLLPHGQLDPPLWSQRGKGKVFPKLRKRSPQGSSESTSDKEDDEATDYVFRIIYPGTQSEFVPQDLMDAPGTGLPPMWQPSTRKSSCSSCSQSGSSDGGPSNGCSHERAPLKLLCDNMKYQILSRAFYGWLAYCRHLSTVRTHLSALVHHNIVSPDVPCSARAGLTADIWQRYLQDSTSYEDQELLRLIYYGGIQHEIRKAVWPFLLGHYQFGMTEAERKEADDQIRTCYEHTMAEWLGCEAIVRQREKESHAAALAKCSSGASLDSHIQRMMHRDSTSSQSCSSGRQNHARLQSDSSSSTQVFESVDEVEQMEDGKQSKIPNGTVPNGTCSPDSGHPSSQNFSIASGFSERSFSNEDSALDTNKSSGSSQGKAGGSDVPGPQDTDGARQEEKLQGQDSLEGEFAPGGSVDFVPVGESSSGVLRDRDTVALTVVESWADSEAEKQSLVESEDNLSEEPEMESLYPQVDSLAVADLANSETSAVSSSGVTYSPELLDMYTVNLHRIEKDVQRCDRNYWYFTPANLEKLRNIMCSYIWQHIEIGYVQGMCDLLAPLLVILDDEALAFSCFTELMKRMNQNFPHGGAMDTHFANMRSLIQILDSELFELMHQNGDYTHFYFCYRWFLLDFKRELVYDDVFAVWETIWAAAHVSSAHYVLFIALALVEMYRDIILENNMDFTDIIKFFNEMAERHNTKQILKLARDLVYKVQTLIENK
- the SGSM1 gene encoding small G protein signaling modulator 1 isoform X3, encoding MAAAPAETETRQRLLRTVKKEVKQIMEEAVTRKFVHEDSSHIISFCAAVEACVLYGLKRRAAGFLRSNKIAALFMKVGKSFPLAEELCKKVQDLEQLIENARNQVQGIPENVRKMPKLPNLSPQAIKHLWIRTALFEKVLDKIVHYLVENSSKYYEKEALLMDPVDGPILASLLVGPCALEYTKMKTADHFWTDPSADELVQRHRIHSSHCRQDSPTKRPALCIQKRHSSGSMDDRPSLSARDYVESLHQNSRATLLYGKNNVLVQPRDDMEAIPGYLSLHQTADIMALKWTPNQLMNGSVGDLDYEKSVYWDYAMTIRLEEIVYLHCHQQVDSGGTVVLVSQDGIQRPPLRFPRGGHLLQFLSCLENGLLPHGQLDPPLWSQRGKGKVFPKLRKRSPQGSSESTSDKEDDEATDYVFRIIYPGTQSEFVPQDLMDAPGTGLPPMWQPSTRKSSCSSCSQSGSSDGGPSNGCSHERAPLKLLCDNMKYQILSRAFYGWLAYCRHLSTVRTHLSALVHHNIVSPDVPCSARAGLTADIWQRYLQDSTSYEDQELLRLIYYGGIQHEIRKAVWPFLLGHYQFGMTEAERKEADDQIRTCYEHTMAEWLGCEAIVRQREKESHAAALAKCSSGASLDSHIQRMMHRDSTVSNESSQSCSSGRQNHARLQSDSSSSTQVFESVDEVEQMEDGKQSKIPNGTVPNGTCSPDSGHPSSQNFSIASGFSERSFSNEDSALDTNKSSGSSQGKAGGSDVPGPQDTDGARQEEKLQGQDSLEGEFAPGGSVDFVPVGESSSGVLRDRDTVALTVVESWADSEAEKQSLVESEDNLSEEPEMESLYPQVDSLAVADLANSETSAVSSSGVTYSPELLDMYTVNLHRIEKDVQRCDRNYWYFTPANLEKLRNIMCSYIWQHIEIGYVQGMCDLLAPLLVILDDEALAFSCFTELMKRMNQNFPHGGAMDTHFANMRSLIQILDSELFELMHQNGDYTHFYFCYRWFLLDFKRELVYDDVFAVWETIWAAAHVSSAHYVLFIALALVEMYRDIILENNMDFTDIIKFFNEMAERHNTKQILKLARDLVYKVQTLIENK